Proteins encoded together in one Triticum dicoccoides isolate Atlit2015 ecotype Zavitan chromosome 7B, WEW_v2.0, whole genome shotgun sequence window:
- the LOC119338117 gene encoding protein GOS9-like, with the protein MSQSQSPSPVVKLGTWGGDDGVAHDITVAPQRLESITIRWGKVLDSVGFTYMDKDKQLHTAGPWGGAGGEKEDPDTITLGPSEYITQVDWSVGPFKLKEIEHCITSIKFVTNQATYGPFGHAVDSTHYSLPVLNNGSVVGMFGRAGDYLHAIGFYVLPF; encoded by the exons ATG AGCCAGAGCCAGAGCCCGAGCCCGGTGGTGAAGCTGGGGACgtggggcggcgatgacggggtcGCCCACGACATCACGGTGGCGCCGCAACGGCTGGAGAGCATCACCATCCGCTGGGGCAAGGTCCTCGACTCCGTCGGCTTCACCTACATGGACAAGGACAAGCAGCTGCACACCGCCGGGCCCTGGGGCGGCGCCGGAGGGGAAAAGGAAGACCCGGACACG ATCACCCTGGGGCCGTCGGAGTACATAACTCAAGTCGACTGGTCGGTGGGTCCGTTCAAGCTCAAGGAGATCGAGCACTGCATCACCTCCATCAAGTTTGTGACCAACCAGGCCACCTACGGCCCGTTCGGGCACGCGGTGGACAGCACGCACTACAGCCTGCCCGTGCTCAACAACGGCAGCGTCGTCGGCATGTTCGGCCGCGCCGGAGACTACCTCCACGCCATCGGCTTCTATGTCCTCCCCTTCTAA